One window of Streptomyces sp. NBC_00273 genomic DNA carries:
- a CDS encoding molybdopterin-dependent oxidoreductase, protein MEFEVNGTRHAVDVDDDPTAVDVVRDRLGLTGTKLVCAGGVCGACTIQVDGEPRVSCLTPAVLLAGRRVTTVEGLSGHPVGRAFAAEDALQCGYCTPGFVVAAAAFLERWRAAHGRTRPGREPIAEALAGHLCRCGAYEGILSAVAAACAGDYDTAPAAGGAPAVPRTEAPQKTDGSARYTTDLRREGLLEGVIIRSPHAHAFVRSLEAGDLPLVPLLPPDGVVRYVGQPVAAVAAPDRASARAAAARVTVDYEVLPAALDARRARSGEGPLVYADKAARKRAPGSGETPQLVPARWRGNLRGPSAMSKRPATAVRRITEARSRTPERVVEGVYTTAAQTHTPLEPHACLAQWVDGTLHLEVSTQSVKRTAELAAERFGVPVDRVVARAVHVGGGFGCKMGLTSDVVAAVELARLHDAPVRVVLDRDEELTDGGYRPGTRIRLAMVADAAGDLSALAMDADNDGGVSIGGTVAALARFMYGKAPRRLRDFDTVTHRPPGAPFRGPGGPTMCWALEQAVDEMAQRLGEDPIALRRRWDGNPKRHALYERAAALPVWSGPRGGTGRYRRGVGVAAANWMYFLDPVTEVELTVEDGIVVARCAVQDMGTGSRTVLRRAVAAGLGLPEDRVRAEIGHSDAVHGPTSGGSRTTPSLVPAAADAAARLRDALGGGDVAARLAMAHGVRVTGRRPRDRRGFVTPFTMGGIAIGRGFTGSVQVAEVEVDTRLGRVRPLSVWSGIAAGRIHEDRLARSQCQGAVVQGIGYALYEERRTDPATGRVLTENLEDYRIPGIGDTPEITVHFHQEGFEHVPGGGVGLGEIATLPTAACLANAVHDATGWRPYDMPIRPDRLLEGLGT, encoded by the coding sequence GTGGAGTTCGAGGTCAATGGCACCCGGCACGCGGTGGACGTGGACGACGACCCGACCGCCGTGGACGTCGTGCGGGACCGGCTGGGTCTGACCGGCACCAAACTGGTCTGTGCGGGCGGGGTGTGCGGCGCCTGCACGATCCAGGTCGACGGTGAACCCCGGGTCTCCTGCCTGACGCCGGCGGTCCTGTTGGCCGGCCGACGGGTGACGACCGTGGAGGGTCTGTCCGGTCACCCGGTCGGGCGTGCCTTCGCCGCCGAGGACGCCCTCCAGTGCGGCTACTGCACCCCGGGGTTCGTCGTCGCGGCGGCGGCCTTCCTCGAGCGGTGGCGAGCCGCCCACGGCCGCACCCGGCCCGGGCGGGAGCCCATCGCGGAAGCGCTCGCAGGCCATTTGTGCCGGTGCGGTGCGTACGAGGGAATCCTCAGCGCGGTGGCCGCCGCCTGTGCCGGCGACTACGACACGGCCCCGGCCGCAGGGGGAGCGCCGGCGGTCCCGCGCACCGAGGCTCCGCAGAAGACCGACGGATCGGCCCGCTACACCACGGACCTGCGCCGCGAAGGACTGTTGGAAGGGGTGATCATCCGCTCGCCGCACGCGCACGCGTTCGTACGGTCCCTCGAAGCCGGCGACCTGCCCCTGGTACCGCTGCTGCCCCCGGACGGCGTAGTGCGGTACGTCGGGCAGCCGGTGGCCGCGGTCGCGGCGCCGGACCGGGCCTCCGCACGGGCGGCGGCCGCGCGGGTCACGGTGGACTACGAGGTGCTCCCGGCGGCCCTGGACGCACGACGGGCCCGAAGCGGCGAGGGCCCCTTGGTCTACGCGGACAAGGCGGCACGCAAACGGGCACCCGGTTCCGGAGAGACCCCCCAGCTGGTACCCGCCCGCTGGCGCGGCAACCTGCGGGGCCCGTCCGCCATGAGCAAACGCCCCGCCACGGCCGTGCGCCGCATCACCGAGGCCCGCAGCCGCACCCCCGAGCGGGTGGTGGAAGGCGTCTACACCACCGCCGCGCAGACGCACACCCCCCTCGAGCCGCACGCCTGCCTGGCCCAGTGGGTCGACGGCACCCTCCACCTGGAGGTGTCCACCCAGTCCGTGAAACGCACCGCCGAGCTCGCCGCCGAACGCTTCGGCGTGCCCGTCGACCGCGTCGTGGCACGAGCCGTCCACGTGGGCGGCGGCTTCGGCTGCAAGATGGGGCTGACCTCCGACGTCGTCGCCGCGGTCGAACTGGCCCGGCTGCACGACGCCCCGGTCCGGGTCGTGCTGGACAGGGACGAGGAACTCACCGACGGCGGATACCGGCCCGGCACCCGGATCCGGCTGGCCATGGTCGCGGACGCGGCCGGCGATCTGAGCGCGCTGGCCATGGACGCGGACAACGACGGCGGCGTCTCGATCGGCGGCACCGTGGCGGCACTGGCCCGCTTCATGTACGGCAAGGCCCCCCGTCGGCTCCGCGACTTCGACACCGTCACCCACCGTCCTCCGGGCGCCCCGTTCCGCGGCCCGGGCGGACCCACCATGTGCTGGGCCCTGGAGCAGGCCGTCGACGAGATGGCCCAGCGGCTCGGCGAGGACCCGATCGCCCTGCGCCGCCGCTGGGACGGCAACCCCAAGCGGCACGCCCTGTACGAGCGGGCGGCCGCGCTCCCGGTCTGGTCGGGCCCCCGCGGCGGCACCGGCCGGTACCGCCGCGGCGTCGGCGTCGCGGCGGCCAACTGGATGTACTTCCTCGATCCCGTCACCGAAGTCGAGCTCACCGTCGAGGACGGGATCGTCGTCGCCCGCTGCGCCGTGCAGGACATGGGCACGGGCTCGCGCACCGTGCTGCGCCGGGCCGTCGCCGCGGGACTCGGCCTGCCGGAGGACAGGGTGCGCGCCGAGATCGGCCACAGCGACGCCGTCCACGGCCCCACCTCCGGCGGCAGCCGCACCACGCCCTCCCTCGTGCCCGCCGCCGCGGACGCCGCCGCCCGACTGCGCGACGCGCTCGGCGGCGGTGACGTCGCCGCCCGGCTGGCCATGGCGCACGGCGTACGGGTGACCGGCCGCCGCCCCCGCGACCGCCGGGGCTTCGTGACCCCCTTCACCATGGGCGGCATCGCGATCGGCCGCGGCTTCACCGGATCGGTGCAGGTCGCCGAGGTCGAGGTGGACACCCGGCTCGGTCGCGTCCGCCCGCTCAGCGTGTGGAGCGGCATCGCCGCGGGCCGGATCCACGAGGACCGCCTCGCCCGTAGCCAGTGCCAGGGCGCCGTCGTGCAGGGCATCGGCTACGCCCTGTACGAGGAACGGCGCACCGACCCGGCCACTGGAAGGGTGCTGACCGAGAACCTCGAGGACTACCGCATCCCCGGCATCGGGGACACCCCCGAGATCACCGTCCACTTCCACCAGGAGGGCTTCGAGCACGTGCCCGGTGGTGGAGTCGGCCTCGGCGAGATCGCGACCCTGCCCACCGCCGCCTGCCTGGCCAACGCCGTCCACGACGCCACCGGCTGGCGCCCGTACGACATGCCCATCCGCCCCGACCGGCTCCTGGAAGGACTGGGTACGTGA